The stretch of DNA GGGGTCATCGCGACCCCGAAGCTGAAGGAGCTGGTCGGCCAGCAGGTCAAGAAAGGCGATCTGATCGCGAAGGTCCTCGAGGTGTCCAGCGTCACCGCCGAGATTGCCGTTCCGGAAAAAGAGATCTCGGACGTTCAGGTCGGCCAGAAGGTCGTCCTGCGGACGCGGGCTTATCCGGACCTGAGCATCATTGGCAGCGTGGCGTTCATCTCCCCGACCGTCGTCAAGCCGGAAGCCGAGCGCATGGAGAGATTCGTGACCGTAACGACGGTTCTCGAGAATCCCAATCTCCTGCTGAAGCCGGAGATGACCGGCAACGCGAAGATTCTTTGCGGCCGGCGGACCCTGGCTCAGCTCATGACCCGGCGTATCGAACGCTACCTGCGCGTGGAATTCTGGTCCTGGTGGTGAGACCGGCCGGGTCTCCTGATTCTGGGCCTCGGTCGCAGGAGCTCTCGCGGCTTCGGCCAGCGCCTTGGCTTCGGGGGTGGCGAGGAGAAGTAGTCGAGCACATCGTATTCCCAGACGTTGGTAAGGCCCTTCCTGCGCGTAGAGCACTTTCTGCCCCTTCACCAGAACGTGCGCTTCTTCGCCCTTGTGGGTGTGCATCCGGCGGCAACAGCGATTCCTCGCAGCATGCAGGTCATGGTCTCCATCCCCAGGAAGGTTCAACTCTTGGATTCAACGCCGTCCTTACCGCTCCTGTAAAAGCGCACCTCGGCCCGCTCGAGCGTGGCCAGCCCTTCCGGGATCATGCCGTCGATCGCGGCCATGAAGGCCTCGAGCTTCTCGCGGGTATCGACGATTTCGATCACGATGGGAAGATCCAGCGACAGGCGCTCGATCTTGAAGGTGTGCAGGCGGCTGTGCGCGCCGAATCCCATCAGGCCTCGAAGGACCGTGGCCCCGGCAAGCCCGCTTTCGCGCGCTTTCAGCACCAGCCATTCGTAGAGGGGTTTGCCATCGTGGCGGTCACTCTCGCCAATGAAAATCCGCAGAAGACATCCTTCCTGGGGCAGGGTCATTGATTCACCCCCAAAGGGCATGGGCCGCCCAGCGGCCGGCCCAAACCGCGATGAAACAGGATCCGAGGCTCAGAGCGACATTGAGGAGCGCGAGCCCGGCTTCCCGGTCGCGAAACAGATTCAGCGACTCGTTGGCAAAGGCGGAAAAGGTCGTATAGGCCCCGAGGACTCCGACCACGAGCAGCGCCCGGATCTCGGGGGTGAGGACGCCTCGGGCCTCGGCCAGCTCCGAAAGAACTCCGATGGCGAGGCAGCCGGTCACATTCACGACCAGCGTCCCGGTGGGAAAGGTCTCCCCGAAGGGAAGCCGCTGGACCCAGCCGCTGATGACATACCTGAGAATCGCCCCGACGAATCCGCCGGCGCCTACCAAAACCAGCTTCACGATCCATCCTCCGCTGCGGCGCCCATTCAAGCGCGGCGCCGGCCGTCGCAGGAACGCTCAGTCTGCGAGGAAGTCCTCGATCAGGGTGACGACCAGCGCCGGCAGCTTGCTGTTCTTGTGCGGCGACTCGATCTCGCCGATGTACTCGCCGTGGCCGCCCGGCAGGATGGCGAGCCTGGCGTGCGGCAGCATGCGCGAGAGCTGCAGAGCGTGCTCGGCGCGCACCACTTCCGCATCGCCGTTGAGGACCAGCGCCGGCGCCTGGATGGCCTTGATGCTCGCGTCGTCGATGTCCTTGAACGCCACCATCCTGGCGACGTCGCGATCGAACATCCTCCGGAGTCCCTGCGGATCGGGGCTCGCCTTCAGGTAGGCGTCCTTGAGGGCCTGTGGCATCTGCTCGAAGCTGGCGTTCTGCATCCCCTCGAAGAAGCCGGCCTGCATGCCGTCGCGCCGATAGGTGGCGGAGGCCAGCACCAGCTTGCGCACCCGCTGCGGATGGCGGATGGCGATCTGCAGACAGGTCGTGCCGCCGTTGCTGAAGCCCATGAAGTCGGCCTTCTCGATACGCAGCTGGCCGAGGAGCGCGTCTACGTCGTCGGCATCCGACTCGAAGCTGAGGGGACGGTCGATGTCCCGCGTGTGGCCATGCGCCTGGAGCTCCACCGCGATCACCTGGTGCGCCTTCGCCAGCGCCGGCAGGATGCGCCCGTAGGTGGATTCGATCGTCGAGCCTCCGCCATGCAGCAGGACGAGGGGCGTGCCGTGACCGTGAATCTCGTAGTACATCTTCAGGCTGCCGATGGTCGCGTAGCGGCCGGCCTTGGCGTCAGCCGCGCGCGGAGATTCGGTGGGGTCTGGTATCGCCGAAGACCATGCCATGCCGATAAGCGCGATCGTCACCAGCAGCATTCCCGTCTTGCGCAATCCGATCATGCGATCACTTCTTCCTCAGGAACTCCGCGTACCAGTTCTCGACGACGGCAATGCCGCTCCCGCCCTGCTGGGGGACCTTCTTCAGGAGGAGAAAGCGCTGGCCATCGGGAGTCACGTCGAATGTCTCCGGCCAGCCGAAAGGGACGTAGATCCCCGCCGGCTCGCGCGTGAAGAGCCGGACCGGGGAGCCCAGCGTCATGCCCGGGTGCGTCGAGACCGTCACTTCCATTATGGTGTCGCGCTCGAGGTAATAAAGCCGGTCGCCCCGTCCGTTCCAGCGGGGCCAGTAGCCGCCATTCACCGATACCTGCCATTTCCCCTCGCCGCTGGGAAATTTCTTGAGGTAGACCTCTTCGTGCTCCGACTCATTGGATTGATATGCGATGAGGCTGCCGTCCGGGGAGACCTGAGGACCGACCTCCATGCCTTTCATCCGGACCAGGGGAGCCGGCGTGCGCTCTCCGGTGAGAGGCATCACGTAGATATCCATCCACGTCTTCTCGTCGTACCTCGCGAAGGCGATCGACTTGCCATCCGGCACGAAGCCCGCCCCGGCGCCTTTTCCCACCACTTCACCGGCTGCGGACCCGTCCGCCGGCTGTTCTACCAGCTTGAAGTCGGAGGGGCCGGACCCGCGAGTGAAGATCAGCTGCTCGCCCGAGGGGGACCAGGAGG from Candidatus Polarisedimenticolia bacterium encodes:
- a CDS encoding DUF190 domain-containing protein, which gives rise to MTLPQEGCLLRIFIGESDRHDGKPLYEWLVLKARESGLAGATVLRGLMGFGAHSRLHTFKIERLSLDLPIVIEIVDTREKLEAFMAAIDGMIPEGLATLERAEVRFYRSGKDGVESKS
- the crcB gene encoding fluoride efflux transporter CrcB, coding for MKLVLVGAGGFVGAILRYVISGWVQRLPFGETFPTGTLVVNVTGCLAIGVLSELAEARGVLTPEIRALLVVGVLGAYTTFSAFANESLNLFRDREAGLALLNVALSLGSCFIAVWAGRWAAHALWG
- a CDS encoding alpha/beta hydrolase, with translation MIGLRKTGMLLVTIALIGMAWSSAIPDPTESPRAADAKAGRYATIGSLKMYYEIHGHGTPLVLLHGGGSTIESTYGRILPALAKAHQVIAVELQAHGHTRDIDRPLSFESDADDVDALLGQLRIEKADFMGFSNGGTTCLQIAIRHPQRVRKLVLASATYRRDGMQAGFFEGMQNASFEQMPQALKDAYLKASPDPQGLRRMFDRDVARMVAFKDIDDASIKAIQAPALVLNGDAEVVRAEHALQLSRMLPHARLAILPGGHGEYIGEIESPHKNSKLPALVVTLIEDFLAD